The Streptomyces sp. Je 1-332 genome has a window encoding:
- a CDS encoding cytochrome P450, whose translation MSTELTAVPDVFDPRQYAAGVPHDRYRILRDRCPVAWQNEPRVLDWPAGPGFWAVTRHQDVVRVLRDSATYSSYLGATQIRDPDPDDLPFIRRMMLNQDPSAHGRLRRMVSRAFTPKRVERFESLVRQRARALLASAADRAGDSDGSCDLVSAVTDDYALLNLADLLGVPESDRGLLLHWTQRVIGYQDPEEAGTLTLGPDGKPVNPRSPAMLRDMFDYARDLAAHKRRVPADDIMTTLATDPELTAPELEMFFFLLTVAGNDTVRGAAPGGLLAFAEHPDEYRRFREGDAPISTTVDELLRHHPPVLTFRRTAAKDTILANRTIRAGDKVVVFHASANHDERVFANPHRLDLSRSPNPHVSFGDGPHVCLGAHFARLQLRVLYEEFRDAWPAPPELAGAPRRLVSNFINGLKSVPVHVPRAR comes from the coding sequence GTGAGCACCGAACTGACCGCAGTTCCGGACGTGTTCGACCCTCGGCAGTACGCCGCCGGGGTGCCGCACGACCGCTATCGCATCCTGCGCGACCGGTGCCCCGTCGCCTGGCAGAACGAGCCGCGCGTGCTCGACTGGCCTGCGGGCCCCGGCTTCTGGGCGGTGACCCGGCACCAGGACGTCGTCCGGGTACTCAGGGACTCCGCCACGTACTCGTCGTACCTCGGCGCCACGCAGATCCGCGACCCGGACCCGGACGACCTGCCGTTCATCCGACGCATGATGCTCAATCAGGATCCCTCCGCACACGGCAGGTTACGGAGGATGGTGAGCCGTGCGTTCACGCCCAAGCGCGTCGAACGCTTCGAGTCCCTGGTACGCCAACGGGCCCGCGCCCTGCTCGCGTCGGCCGCTGACCGGGCCGGTGACTCCGATGGCAGTTGCGATCTCGTCTCCGCCGTCACCGACGACTACGCCCTGCTCAACCTCGCCGACCTCCTCGGCGTTCCGGAGAGCGACCGTGGCCTGCTGCTGCACTGGACCCAGCGCGTGATCGGTTACCAGGACCCGGAAGAGGCAGGGACGTTGACGCTCGGCCCTGACGGCAAGCCGGTCAACCCCCGCTCACCGGCGATGCTGCGCGACATGTTCGACTACGCGCGCGACCTCGCGGCACACAAGCGCCGCGTACCCGCCGACGACATCATGACCACCCTCGCGACCGACCCCGAACTGACCGCCCCCGAGCTGGAGATGTTCTTCTTCCTGCTCACCGTCGCGGGCAACGACACCGTGCGCGGTGCGGCGCCCGGTGGTCTCCTCGCGTTCGCCGAGCACCCGGACGAGTACCGCCGCTTCCGCGAGGGCGACGCCCCGATCTCCACGACCGTGGACGAACTCCTGCGTCACCACCCCCCGGTCCTCACCTTCCGCCGGACAGCCGCCAAGGACACCATCCTGGCGAACCGGACCATCCGCGCCGGGGACAAGGTGGTCGTCTTCCACGCCTCCGCCAACCACGACGAACGCGTCTTCGCGAACCCGCACCGGCTCGACCTCTCCCGCTCCCCCAACCCCCACGTATCCTTCGGCGATGGCCCGCACGTCTGCCTGGGCGCACACTTCGCACGTCTCCAACTCCGCGTCCTGTACGAGGAGTTCCGTGACGCGTGGCCCGCGCCTCCGGAGCTGGCCGGAGCGCCGCGGCGCCTTGTCTCCAACTTCATCAACGGGCTCAAGTCGGTGCCGGTCCACGTGCCGAGGGCACGTTAG
- a CDS encoding LacI family DNA-binding transcriptional regulator produces the protein MASIKDVAAEAGVSVATVSRVLNDHPSVSPAARARVIAATESLGYRPNAVARSLRTAQTRTLGLVISDVLNPYFTALARSVEEAARALGYSVIIGNADERPELQDHHVRTLLDRRIDGLLVSPTDGGSPLMLDTARSSTPMVFVDRWIPGVDVPVVRADGREAVRDLVAHLHTIGHRRLAIIAGPAATTTGSERVEAFRDALAAYGLPLPAEYIGQGDFQADSGLRATERFLALPEPPDAIFAADNLMALGALDAIRARGLRVPHDIALAAFDDIPWFVHTDPPITAIAQPTGDLGRAAVQALVDLIEGRSPRSVTLPARLVVRRSCGESPTDRRSNT, from the coding sequence ATGGCGAGCATCAAGGACGTCGCGGCCGAGGCAGGCGTATCCGTCGCCACGGTCTCGCGCGTCCTGAACGATCACCCCTCGGTCAGCCCGGCCGCCCGTGCCCGCGTCATCGCCGCGACGGAGAGCCTCGGCTACCGCCCGAACGCGGTCGCCCGTTCCCTGCGCACCGCCCAGACCCGCACGCTCGGCCTGGTCATCAGCGACGTGCTGAACCCGTACTTCACGGCCCTTGCCCGTTCCGTCGAGGAGGCGGCCCGCGCACTTGGCTACAGCGTGATCATCGGCAACGCCGACGAGCGTCCCGAGCTGCAGGACCACCATGTGCGCACGCTCCTGGACCGGCGGATCGACGGGCTCCTGGTCTCCCCCACCGACGGCGGCTCCCCGCTGATGCTCGACACCGCGCGCTCCAGCACCCCGATGGTCTTCGTGGACCGCTGGATCCCGGGCGTGGACGTCCCCGTCGTCCGCGCCGACGGCCGCGAAGCCGTCCGGGACCTGGTCGCCCACCTGCACACGATCGGCCACCGCAGGCTCGCGATCATCGCCGGGCCCGCGGCCACCACCACCGGCAGCGAGCGCGTCGAAGCGTTCCGCGACGCACTCGCCGCGTACGGGCTCCCGCTGCCCGCCGAGTACATCGGGCAGGGCGACTTCCAGGCCGACAGCGGGCTGCGCGCCACCGAGCGGTTCCTCGCGCTGCCCGAGCCGCCCGACGCCATCTTCGCCGCGGACAACCTGATGGCCCTCGGCGCGCTCGACGCGATCCGCGCGCGCGGCCTTCGCGTGCCGCACGACATCGCGCTCGCCGCCTTCGACGACATCCCGTGGTTCGTGCACACCGACCCGCCGATCACCGCCATCGCCCAGCCGACCGGCGATCTGGGCCGGGCGGCGGTGCAGGCCCTGGTCGACCTGATCGAGGGCAGGAGCCCGCGGTCCGTGACCCTGCCCGCCCGTCTCGTCGTACGCCGCTCCTGCGGCGAGTCCCCCACCGACCGGAGGAGCAACACGTGA
- a CDS encoding ribokinase yields the protein MHDREPHIDDATYDLLVVGSANADLVIGVERRPAPGETVLGSDLVTHPGGKGANQSVAAARLGARTALLARVGDDAHGRLLLDSQRAAGADTVGVLVGGAPTGVALITVDPSGDNSIVVSPGANARLTPEDIRAAGSLLAASRVVSTQLEIPIESVTEVVRTLPAATRFVLNPSPPAPLRPEVLAACDPLVVNEHEARYVLGDDAAVADSPEDWARALLALGPRSVVITLGARGALTADGDGSPVTVPSPKVEAVDTTGAGDAFTAALAWRLGLGEDLPTAAAYATRVGAASVTRQGAQESYPTADEVAGA from the coding sequence ATGCACGACCGCGAGCCTCATATCGATGACGCCACGTACGACCTCCTGGTCGTCGGGTCCGCCAACGCCGACCTGGTGATCGGTGTCGAGCGCCGGCCCGCCCCCGGCGAGACGGTCCTCGGTTCCGACCTCGTCACGCACCCCGGCGGCAAGGGCGCGAACCAGTCGGTCGCGGCGGCCCGGCTGGGAGCCCGCACGGCTCTGCTCGCGCGGGTCGGCGACGACGCCCATGGCCGGCTCCTGCTCGACTCGCAGCGGGCGGCGGGCGCGGACACGGTCGGCGTGCTGGTCGGCGGGGCGCCCACGGGCGTCGCGCTGATCACCGTCGACCCGTCGGGCGACAACAGCATCGTGGTCTCACCGGGTGCCAACGCCCGGCTGACACCCGAGGACATCCGCGCGGCGGGCAGCCTGCTCGCCGCGTCCCGAGTGGTCTCGACGCAGCTCGAGATCCCCATCGAGTCGGTCACGGAGGTCGTACGCACCTTGCCCGCGGCCACCCGTTTCGTCCTCAACCCCTCTCCACCGGCCCCGCTCCGGCCCGAAGTCCTCGCGGCGTGCGACCCGTTGGTGGTGAACGAGCACGAGGCGCGGTACGTCCTGGGCGATGACGCGGCTGTCGCGGACTCGCCCGAGGACTGGGCGCGGGCGTTGCTCGCCCTCGGCCCGCGCTCGGTGGTCATCACCCTGGGCGCACGGGGAGCACTGACGGCGGACGGCGACGGCTCCCCCGTCACGGTGCCGAGCCCGAAGGTGGAGGCGGTGGACACGACCGGCGCGGGCGACGCGTTCACGGCGGCCCTGGCCTGGCGCCTCGGCCTGGGCGAAGACCTCCCGACGGCGGCGGCATACGCGACGCGCGTGGGGGCCGCTTCGGTCACCCGGCAGGGCGCGCAGGAGTCGTACCCGACAGCGGACGAGGTGGCGGGCGCGTGA
- a CDS encoding DUF1266 domain-containing protein has protein sequence MHGAAVPATEDENHDDIFPSAEAPDDGTPWRAPADLEEHLYELCEADDGYTYLRAIAVTGLYRPVAAADIVPGATERPVLTVDIPDGRRIAQMYTVGLLPRPHPEVVYEFVTLGTLADELPDDIDLLVVNAATPCQQFYLTTDEERDVWADLHADLYVDGRLHDRIDTRRTGAPESPALLHGLACGAHLCFANGDAWNTLDWHGAGYDSEVERLAEWWGVHGREDWLDTQERLLNREVSPWYWDFVLGARTSLIEQFGPRVDPELWRQCVEVTIRDRMAETGGHDVAHKPGDDPELDDFVAALRGLVGKIIRYESRFRADELLPPDGHVRTVAAWDIGRASKMARWGRGARYATHAELEAAIEQASRAARSAYTSWEEFSAGYVLGRCLHFDDEQFGDWYTTVLQAHRELVSDPDSPWLTVPFH, from the coding sequence ATGCACGGCGCAGCCGTCCCCGCAACCGAGGACGAGAACCACGACGACATCTTCCCGAGCGCCGAGGCTCCCGACGACGGCACCCCCTGGCGGGCGCCGGCCGACCTCGAAGAGCACCTGTACGAACTGTGCGAGGCCGACGACGGCTACACCTATCTGCGGGCGATAGCCGTCACGGGTCTGTACCGCCCGGTGGCGGCGGCCGACATCGTGCCGGGTGCGACCGAGCGCCCGGTCCTCACCGTCGACATCCCCGACGGCCGCCGGATCGCGCAGATGTACACCGTCGGTCTTCTCCCGCGCCCGCACCCCGAGGTGGTGTACGAGTTCGTCACGCTGGGCACGCTCGCCGACGAACTGCCCGACGACATCGACCTGTTGGTGGTCAACGCGGCCACCCCCTGCCAGCAGTTCTATCTGACGACGGACGAGGAACGGGACGTCTGGGCGGACCTGCACGCGGACCTCTACGTCGACGGCCGCCTGCACGACCGCATCGACACCCGCCGCACCGGCGCCCCGGAGTCCCCCGCCCTGCTGCACGGCCTGGCCTGCGGCGCCCACCTCTGCTTCGCCAACGGCGACGCCTGGAACACCCTGGACTGGCACGGCGCGGGGTACGACTCGGAGGTGGAGCGCCTCGCGGAGTGGTGGGGCGTACACGGCCGCGAGGACTGGCTCGACACGCAGGAGCGGCTCCTGAACCGTGAAGTCAGCCCCTGGTACTGGGACTTCGTCCTCGGCGCCCGTACGTCGCTGATCGAGCAGTTCGGCCCGCGTGTCGACCCGGAGCTGTGGCGTCAGTGCGTGGAGGTGACGATCCGCGACCGCATGGCCGAGACCGGCGGCCACGATGTCGCGCACAAGCCGGGCGACGACCCCGAGCTGGACGACTTCGTCGCCGCGCTGCGCGGCCTCGTCGGCAAGATCATCCGCTACGAGTCCCGCTTCAGGGCCGACGAACTCCTACCGCCCGACGGCCATGTCCGCACCGTCGCGGCCTGGGACATCGGGCGCGCGTCGAAGATGGCCCGCTGGGGGCGCGGCGCCCGGTACGCGACCCACGCCGAGCTGGAGGCTGCGATCGAGCAGGCGAGCCGCGCGGCCCGGTCGGCGTACACCTCGTGGGAGGAGTTCTCCGCCGGCTACGTCCTCGGGCGATGCCTCCATTTCGACGACGAGCAGTTCGGGGACTGGTACACGACCGTCCTCCAGGCGCACCGCGAGCTGGTCTCGGACCCGGACAGCCCGTGGCTGACGGTGCCGTTCCACTGA
- a CDS encoding kinase: MKLSMEAGPRPRAAGAGSAGIGVGTAFGTFGELLQGVLPEEDGDFLVTLPVARWTMATFRREPGSGGEMTVRPARKTKALQLARSIGELAERQTGVSAGGTLHVDSVIPEGKGLASSSADLVATARAVGQALGVAMPPTRIERLLADIEPTDGVLYPAIVAFHHRTVRLRGILGSLPVMAVVGIDEGGSVDTVDFNRIPKPFTLADRHEYARLLDRLACAVRRRDLAEVGRVATRSAQMNQLLRHKWTLDPMREICREVGGLGVVVAHSGTALGILLDTEDPSYTQRVSAAAQACGELMGGRTGGTEGGVSVYRTLSFANGPG, from the coding sequence GTGAAGCTGTCCATGGAGGCCGGGCCGAGGCCACGCGCGGCGGGTGCGGGATCGGCCGGTATCGGAGTGGGCACCGCCTTCGGAACCTTCGGCGAGCTGCTTCAGGGCGTGCTGCCGGAGGAGGACGGGGACTTCCTGGTGACGTTGCCCGTCGCGCGGTGGACGATGGCCACGTTCCGGCGGGAGCCCGGCTCCGGGGGCGAAATGACGGTGCGGCCCGCGCGCAAGACCAAGGCGCTCCAACTTGCCCGCTCGATCGGCGAGTTGGCGGAGCGGCAGACCGGAGTGTCGGCTGGGGGGACCCTTCACGTCGACAGCGTGATCCCCGAGGGCAAGGGTCTGGCGAGCTCGTCGGCCGACCTGGTCGCGACCGCGCGTGCGGTCGGCCAGGCGCTGGGTGTCGCGATGCCGCCGACGCGTATCGAGCGGCTGCTCGCGGACATCGAGCCCACGGACGGGGTGCTCTACCCGGCGATCGTCGCCTTCCACCACCGCACGGTGCGGCTGCGCGGCATCCTCGGATCACTCCCGGTCATGGCGGTGGTGGGGATCGACGAGGGCGGCTCGGTCGACACGGTCGACTTCAACCGCATCCCCAAGCCGTTCACCCTGGCCGACCGTCACGAGTACGCGCGCCTGCTCGACCGGCTCGCGTGCGCCGTCCGCCGCCGCGACCTGGCGGAGGTCGGCAGGGTCGCGACCCGCAGCGCCCAGATGAACCAACTCCTGCGCCACAAATGGACGTTGGATCCGATGCGGGAGATCTGCCGGGAGGTCGGCGGCCTGGGTGTCGTTGTCGCACACAGCGGCACGGCCCTGGGCATCCTCCTGGACACCGAGGACCCCTCGTACACACAGCGCGTCAGCGCGGCGGCGCAGGCGTGTGGGGAGCTGATGGGTGGGCGTACGGGGGGTACGGAGGGTGGGGTTTCGGTGTACCGGACGTTGTCTTTCGCGAACGGGCCGGGCTAG
- a CDS encoding alpha/beta hydrolase, which translates to MVIGVDMASSPSFQLPHALLGDGPHKVIAVHGWFADRSAFAPVLADLDRASFQYAVVDLRGYGEAKDAAGAWTTSEGAADVVALADLLGWDRFSLIGHSMGGSVAQRVLAIAPHRVRRLVGVSPVPASGLELPPEQWELFAEADRLPGNRRAIIDVTTGGARPAAWLDRMVERSLEVSDAKAFRAWLDSWAGEDFHDRIEGSTVPALAVVGELDPALGAELMRRTWLRWYARAELTELPQAGHYAMDETPLALIRAVEDFLRKDGESDRVSGDSPS; encoded by the coding sequence ATGGTGATCGGAGTCGACATGGCCTCCTCCCCGTCCTTCCAGCTCCCGCACGCCCTCCTGGGCGACGGCCCCCACAAGGTGATCGCCGTGCATGGCTGGTTCGCCGACCGCTCGGCGTTCGCGCCGGTGCTCGCGGACCTCGACCGCGCGTCGTTCCAGTACGCGGTGGTCGATCTACGCGGATACGGGGAGGCGAAGGACGCCGCCGGTGCCTGGACGACCTCCGAGGGGGCCGCCGATGTCGTCGCCCTGGCGGACCTCCTCGGCTGGGACCGCTTCTCGCTGATCGGCCACTCCATGGGCGGCAGCGTCGCCCAGCGGGTCCTCGCGATCGCACCGCATCGGGTCCGCAGGCTGGTCGGCGTCTCGCCCGTGCCCGCCTCCGGCCTCGAACTGCCTCCGGAACAGTGGGAATTGTTCGCCGAGGCCGACCGGCTGCCGGGCAACCGGCGCGCGATCATCGATGTCACCACCGGCGGCGCACGGCCGGCGGCCTGGCTCGACCGCATGGTGGAGCGCTCACTGGAGGTGAGCGACGCGAAGGCCTTCCGCGCTTGGCTCGACTCCTGGGCGGGCGAGGACTTCCACGACCGGATCGAGGGCTCGACCGTGCCGGCGCTCGCGGTGGTCGGGGAGCTGGACCCCGCGCTGGGAGCGGAGCTGATGCGCCGGACCTGGCTGCGCTGGTACGCGCGCGCGGAACTCACCGAACTCCCCCAGGCGGGCCACTACGCGATGGACGAGACGCCGCTGGCCCTCATCCGCGCCGTGGAGGACTTTCTGCGCAAGGACGGCGAGAGTGACCGAGTGAGTGGAGACAGCCCTTCGTGA
- a CDS encoding sugar ABC transporter ATP-binding protein, with the protein MSTADELPRGADRGPDELLRIEGIRKTFPGVVALDSVDFDLRRGEVHVLLGENGAGKSTLIKMLSGAYRPDSGRILVDGKETRIHGAQDAERLGIATIYQEFNLVPDLTVAENIFLGRQPRRFGMIDRKAMESAAEELLKRVGVQVSPRAKVRELGIARLQMVEIAKALSLEARVLIMDEPTAVLTSEEVDKLFAIVRQLRADGVGVVFITHHLEEIAALGDRVTVLRDGRSVDQVPASTDEDELVRLMVGRSIEQQYPRERPDAGGELLTVKGLTRDGVFHDVSFEVRAGEVVGLAGLVGAGRTEVARAVFGADPYDAGSVDVRGERLPRHDVIAAMGAGIGLVPEDRKGQGLLLDASVQENLGLVTLRSATRSGLVDLKGQRVAAARIAEQLGVRMAGLGQHVRTLSGGNQQKVVIGKWLLADTKVLILDEPTRGIDVGAKVEIYQLINELTASGHAVLMISSDLPEVLGMSDRVLVMAQGRIAGELAADEATQDAVMALAVSTAAADTSATTQNDATEGKASRGH; encoded by the coding sequence GTGAGTACAGCGGACGAGTTGCCGCGCGGCGCCGACCGCGGCCCCGACGAGTTGCTGCGCATCGAGGGGATACGCAAGACCTTCCCCGGCGTCGTCGCGCTCGACTCGGTCGACTTCGACCTGCGCCGCGGTGAGGTGCATGTCCTGCTCGGCGAGAACGGCGCGGGCAAGAGCACGCTCATCAAGATGCTCTCCGGCGCCTACCGCCCCGACAGCGGCCGCATCCTCGTGGACGGGAAGGAAACCCGCATCCACGGCGCCCAGGACGCGGAACGGCTCGGCATCGCCACGATCTACCAGGAGTTCAACCTCGTACCCGACCTCACCGTCGCCGAGAACATCTTCCTGGGCCGCCAGCCGCGCCGCTTCGGGATGATCGACCGCAAGGCGATGGAGTCGGCCGCCGAGGAGCTCCTGAAGCGGGTCGGCGTCCAGGTCTCCCCGCGCGCCAAGGTCCGTGAACTGGGCATCGCCCGGCTCCAGATGGTGGAGATCGCCAAGGCGCTCAGCCTGGAGGCCCGTGTCCTGATCATGGACGAGCCGACGGCCGTCCTGACGAGCGAGGAGGTCGACAAACTCTTCGCGATCGTGCGGCAGTTGCGCGCGGACGGCGTGGGCGTCGTCTTCATCACCCATCACCTCGAGGAGATCGCCGCACTCGGCGACCGCGTGACCGTCCTGCGCGACGGCCGCAGCGTCGACCAGGTGCCCGCCTCGACCGACGAGGACGAGCTCGTACGGCTGATGGTGGGCCGCAGCATCGAGCAGCAGTATCCGCGTGAACGCCCTGACGCCGGTGGCGAGTTGCTCACGGTCAAGGGCCTCACCCGCGACGGCGTCTTCCACGACGTCAGCTTCGAGGTGCGGGCCGGAGAGGTCGTCGGCCTCGCGGGACTCGTCGGCGCGGGACGCACCGAGGTGGCCCGCGCCGTCTTCGGCGCCGATCCGTACGACGCGGGCTCGGTCGACGTACGCGGTGAACGGCTGCCCCGGCACGACGTGATCGCCGCGATGGGCGCCGGCATCGGCCTCGTACCGGAGGACCGCAAGGGGCAAGGGCTGCTGCTCGACGCCTCCGTGCAGGAGAACCTCGGTCTGGTGACGCTGCGTTCGGCGACGCGCTCCGGGCTCGTGGACCTCAAGGGGCAGCGGGTCGCGGCGGCCAGGATCGCCGAGCAGCTCGGCGTGCGGATGGCCGGCCTCGGCCAGCATGTGCGCACGCTGTCCGGCGGCAACCAGCAGAAGGTCGTCATCGGCAAGTGGCTGCTCGCCGACACGAAGGTCCTCATCCTCGACGAGCCGACGCGCGGCATCGACGTGGGAGCGAAGGTCGAGATCTACCAGCTCATCAACGAACTGACGGCCTCCGGGCACGCGGTCCTGATGATCTCCAGCGATCTGCCCGAGGTCCTCGGCATGAGCGACCGCGTGCTCGTCATGGCGCAGGGCCGCATCGCGGGCGAACTCGCGGCGGACGAGGCGACGCAGGACGCGGTGATGGCGCTCGCCGTCAGCACCGCGGCAGCCGACACCTCGGCAACGACACAGAACGACGCAACCGAAGGGAAGGCCTCCCGTGGCCACTGA
- the rbsD gene encoding D-ribose pyranase — protein MKKTGILNRHLSGALAELGHGDTVLICDAGMPIPPGPRVVDLAFRAGVPSFAEVLDGLLAELVTEGGTAATEVHEANPATAALLSSRVTPLTLVPHEELKRRTATARLVVRTGEATPYANVLLRCGVFF, from the coding sequence GTGAAGAAGACCGGCATCCTCAACCGCCATCTGTCCGGCGCGCTGGCCGAGTTGGGCCACGGGGACACGGTCCTGATCTGCGACGCGGGCATGCCCATCCCGCCGGGGCCGCGGGTCGTCGACCTGGCTTTCCGGGCCGGGGTCCCGTCGTTCGCGGAGGTACTGGACGGGCTGCTCGCCGAGCTGGTGACGGAGGGCGGAACGGCGGCGACGGAGGTCCATGAGGCGAACCCGGCGACGGCCGCTCTCCTGTCCTCCCGCGTCACACCCCTCACCCTGGTCCCCCACGAGGAACTCAAGCGGCGCACGGCCACGGCCCGCCTGGTGGTACGCACCGGCGAGGCCACGCCGTACGCGAACGTGCTGCTGCGGTGCGGAGTGTTCTTCTAG
- a CDS encoding substrate-binding domain-containing protein: MATETLKSNAGGATGLRRVLLDNGALSALVVLLVAMSLLSGDFLTTQNLLNVGVQAAVTAILAFGVTFVIVSAGIDLSVGSVAALSATVLAWSATSEGLPVWLAIVLAVGTGIACGFVNGLLVSYGKLPPFIATLAMLSVARGLSLVISQGSPIPFPDSVSNLGDTIGGWLPVPVIVMIAMGLVTALILGRTYIGRSMYAIGGNEEAARLSGLRVKRQKLVIYGLSGLFAAVAGIVLASRLVSAQPQAAQGYELDAIAAVVIGGASLAGGVGKASGTLIGALILAVLRNGLNLLSVSAFWQQVVIGVVIALAVLLDTLRRKAGATPGASTGAAAGGGKKGPQVLKLGLAAVLVAAVVGAVSFFNNGSSGTSTKIGMSLSTLNNPFFVQMKEGAQAEAKKAGVDLTVTDAQNDASQQTNQLQNFTGEGMKSIIVNPVDSDAVGPAVRGANKSDIPVIAADRGVNKAKAATLVASDNVAGGKLAAKTLAEKLGGKGKIVTLQGVAGTSASRERGKGFAEGIKEYPGIKVVASQPADFDRTKGLDVMTNLMQSNPGINGVFAENDEMALGAAKALGNKAGKSVSVVGFDGTPDGLKAVETGTLYASVAQQPKELGRIAVQNAVKAMRGKDVEETVKVPVKVVTKKNVADFS; the protein is encoded by the coding sequence GTGGCCACTGAAACGCTGAAGAGCAACGCGGGTGGCGCCACCGGTCTGCGCCGCGTGCTGCTCGACAACGGCGCGCTGAGCGCCCTGGTCGTCCTCCTGGTGGCGATGTCGCTGCTGTCCGGCGACTTCCTCACCACCCAGAACCTGCTCAACGTGGGCGTGCAGGCCGCCGTCACGGCGATCCTCGCGTTCGGTGTCACCTTCGTGATCGTCTCGGCGGGCATCGACCTGTCGGTCGGCTCGGTGGCCGCGCTCTCCGCGACGGTCCTGGCCTGGTCGGCGACGTCCGAAGGGCTTCCGGTCTGGCTCGCGATCGTGCTCGCCGTCGGCACCGGCATAGCGTGCGGATTCGTCAACGGTCTGCTCGTCTCGTACGGCAAACTCCCGCCGTTCATCGCGACGTTGGCGATGCTGTCGGTGGCCCGCGGTCTCTCCCTGGTCATCTCGCAGGGCAGCCCGATCCCGTTCCCGGACTCGGTCTCCAACCTCGGCGACACCATCGGCGGCTGGCTGCCGGTCCCGGTCATCGTGATGATCGCGATGGGTCTGGTAACCGCCCTCATCCTGGGCCGTACGTACATCGGCCGCTCCATGTACGCGATCGGCGGCAACGAAGAGGCGGCCCGCCTCTCCGGGCTTCGCGTGAAGCGGCAGAAACTCGTCATCTACGGCCTGTCCGGCCTCTTCGCCGCCGTCGCGGGCATCGTCCTCGCCTCCCGCCTGGTCTCCGCGCAGCCGCAAGCCGCGCAGGGTTACGAGCTGGACGCGATCGCGGCGGTCGTCATCGGCGGCGCGAGCCTGGCGGGTGGCGTCGGCAAGGCGTCCGGCACGCTGATCGGTGCGCTGATCCTGGCGGTTCTGCGCAACGGCCTCAACCTCCTTTCGGTGTCCGCCTTCTGGCAGCAGGTCGTGATCGGCGTCGTCATCGCGCTTGCCGTTCTCCTCGACACGTTGCGGCGCAAGGCGGGGGCGACTCCGGGTGCGTCGACGGGCGCGGCGGCCGGTGGCGGGAAGAAGGGGCCGCAGGTCCTGAAGCTCGGGCTCGCCGCGGTGCTGGTGGCGGCTGTCGTGGGCGCCGTCTCCTTCTTCAACAACGGTTCGTCCGGTACGTCGACGAAGATCGGCATGTCGCTCTCCACCCTCAACAACCCCTTCTTCGTGCAGATGAAGGAGGGCGCTCAGGCGGAGGCCAAGAAGGCGGGCGTCGACCTGACGGTGACGGACGCGCAGAACGACGCCTCACAGCAGACCAACCAGCTGCAGAACTTCACCGGCGAAGGCATGAAGTCGATCATCGTCAACCCGGTCGACTCGGACGCGGTGGGCCCGGCGGTGCGCGGCGCCAACAAGTCGGACATCCCGGTGATCGCCGCCGACCGCGGCGTGAACAAGGCGAAGGCGGCGACGCTCGTCGCCTCGGACAACGTCGCGGGCGGCAAGCTCGCCGCGAAGACCCTCGCGGAGAAGCTGGGCGGCAAGGGGAAGATCGTCACGCTCCAGGGCGTGGCCGGCACGTCGGCGAGCCGCGAGCGCGGCAAGGGCTTCGCCGAGGGCATCAAGGAGTACCCCGGCATCAAGGTCGTCGCCTCCCAGCCCGCGGACTTCGACCGCACCAAGGGCCTGGACGTGATGACGAACCTCATGCAGTCCAACCCCGGCATCAACGGCGTCTTCGCCGAGAACGACGAAATGGCCCTCGGCGCCGCCAAGGCGCTCGGCAACAAGGCGGGCAAGTCGGTCTCGGTGGTCGGCTTCGACGGAACTCCCGACGGACTCAAGGCCGTTGAGACGGGCACGCTGTACGCGTCCGTGGCGCAGCAGCCGAAGGAGTTGGGCAGGATCGCCGTACAGAACGCGGTGAAGGCGATGCGAGGCAAGGATGTCGAGGAGACGGTGAAGGTCCCGGTGAAGGTGGTCACGAAGAAGAACGTGGCGGACTTCTCCTGA